A genomic region of Trifolium pratense cultivar HEN17-A07 linkage group LG3, ARS_RC_1.1, whole genome shotgun sequence contains the following coding sequences:
- the LOC123916171 gene encoding FHA domain-containing protein At4g14490-like, whose translation MEHLPSLALQILAGPRKGETLQFRPESTIKIGRVIRGNTLPIKDSGISTKHLSIQIESGNWILTDLDSSNGTVLDGNHIPPNTPFHLRDGSTIKIGEVTSIVVNFVKPQNNPTCTEVEDKPIRGKRGNNNKGCKVRVPVKSIDENAIVSDGNDSDYVDRPEPARVTRNPRSTRSGVVSDSADGNLDAVEEKVEEPKNVRVTRNSKNKKNAVEICGSSIGNSEAPEEKVEELKNVRVTRNLRNKLNKMGISESSIGDLDAVKEKAEEGPRNGRVTRNAKNKGVVIEENSSLVDGVENVVKKKTRGGAKGNKKLQEECVGEGDGKENCDEKEKENLNGDDNWPDLTKMTLGEWFDFMEVYLPKKINDETEAIIDSMRQKAERLRQYVIMYENQKA comes from the coding sequence ATGGAACATCTTCCCTCTCTCGCACTTCAAATCCTCGCCGGTCCTCGCAAAGGCGAAACGCTCCAATTCCGACCCGAATCCACAATCAAAATCGGTCGGGTCATCCGCGGTAACACTCTCCCCATCAAAGATTCAGGTATATCCACAAAACATCTCTCTATTCAAATTGAATCCGGTAATTGGATACTCACAGATCTAGATTCCTCAAACGGCACCGTTTTAGACGGTAATCACATTCCTCCAAACACTCCTTTTCATCTCCGTGATGGATCCACTATTAAGATCGGTGAAGTTACCTCCATCGTTGTTAACTTTGTTAAACCCCAAAATAACCCTACCTGTACTGAAGTTGAAGATAAACCAATCAGGGGTAAAAGaggtaataataataagggtTGTAAAGTTAGGGTTCCTGTGAAGAGTATTGATGAAAACGCAATTGTAAGTGATGGTAATGATTCTGATTATGTCGATCGACCTGAGCCAGCGCGGGTTACACGTAATCCGAGGAGTACGCGGAGTGGTGTTGTTTCTGATTCTGCTGATGGGAATTTGGATGCTGTTGAAGAGAAGGTGGAAGAGCCGAAGAATGTGAGGGTGACGCGGAATTCGAAGAATAAGAAGAATGCGGTTGAGATTTGTGGTTCCAGTATTGGGAATTCAGAAGCTCCGGAAGAGAAGGTGGAGGAACTGAAGAATGTGAGGGTGACAAGGAATTTGAGGAATAAGCTGAATAAAATGGGGATTTCTGAATCGAGTATTGGGGATTTGGATGCTGTGAAAGAGAAGGCGGAGGAGGGACCGAGGAACGGAAGGGTGACTAGGAATGCAAAGAATAAAGGGGTTGTAATTGAGGAAAATTCAAGCTTGGTTGATGGGGTGGAGAATGttgtgaaaaagaaaacaaggGGTGGAGCTAAGGGTAATAAGAAGTTACAGGAAGAGTGTGTTGGTGAAGGAGATGGTAAAGAGAATTGtgatgaaaaagaaaaggagaattTGAATGGGGATGATAATTGGCCTGATTTGACGAAGATGACTTTAGGCGAGTGGTTTGATTTCATGGAAGTTTAT